The Natrinema salaciae genome contains a region encoding:
- a CDS encoding SRPBCC family protein — protein sequence MTRVRTARTPDGRRLEVSHVLQVPATDAWDALVDTTRWPTWSPLLTGVEATDRRVRTGTTGRIRVPGVWLPFRITACTERRWTWRVTGIPAAGHRVDDLGAARCRIAFELPLGGAGYVPICLRSLENLESLLEPHS from the coding sequence ATGACTCGAGTCCGGACCGCGCGAACGCCGGACGGCCGCCGCCTCGAAGTCTCGCACGTCCTGCAGGTCCCCGCGACCGACGCTTGGGACGCCCTCGTCGACACGACTCGGTGGCCGACGTGGTCGCCGCTCCTGACCGGCGTGGAGGCGACGGATCGTCGGGTCCGGACCGGGACGACCGGCCGAATCCGCGTCCCCGGCGTCTGGCTCCCGTTTCGGATCACCGCGTGCACGGAGCGGCGGTGGACCTGGCGCGTGACGGGGATTCCCGCCGCCGGCCACCGCGTCGACGACCTCGGCGCGGCTCGGTGTCGGATCGCCTTCGAACTGCCGCTCGGCGGTGCCGGATACGTGCCGATCTGTCTGCGATCGCTAGAGAACCTCGAGTCGCTGCTCGAGCCCCACTCGTGA
- a CDS encoding PrkA family serine protein kinase yields MTGDIETLEQLSTDYKESMPADLRETKSFDWYLEEVYEDPKVARNAHQRVADMFDYYGTTYDETEGMVEYQLASEDPLGDGENTFYGKVIHQSIHEFVNKVKSGARRLGPERRIKLLLGPVGSGKSHFDKQVRRYFEDYTLRDEGRMYTFRWTNLCDVIQDQDPADDTVRSPMNQDPLVLLPLEQRQRVIDDLNENLDAPYTIQNEQALDPESEFYMDRLLAYYDDDLQQVLENHVEIVRFVADENKRQGLETFEPKDKKNQDETELTGDVNYSKIAIYGESDPRAFDYSGAFCNANRGIFSGEELLKLQREFLYDFLHATQEQTIKPKNNPRIDIDQVIVGRTNMPEYKDKKGDEKMEAFNDRTKRIDFPYVLSYEDEAQIYEKMLNNADVPDINVEPHTLEMAGLFGVLTRIEEPDTETVGLLSKAKAYNGEIDEGDDIDTKKLREEAAEKAEIGEGMVGVSPRFIGDEIAEAIMDSKHRQRGFLSPLTVFNFFEENLEHHGSIPEDNFEKYYRYLETVREEYKERAIEDVRHALAYDIDEIQRQGEKYMDHVMAYIDDDTIEDELTGREQEPDETFLRSVEEKLDIPEDRKEDFRQEVSNWVSRRAREGEAFNPQDNERLRRALERKLWEDKKHNINFSALVSANEFDDDERSAWIDALIEQGYSEEGAKEVLEFAGAEVAKAEMDD; encoded by the coding sequence ATGACCGGTGACATCGAAACACTCGAGCAGCTCAGTACGGATTACAAGGAATCGATGCCCGCGGACCTGCGGGAGACCAAGTCCTTCGACTGGTACTTGGAGGAGGTGTACGAGGACCCGAAGGTGGCCCGCAACGCCCACCAGCGCGTTGCGGACATGTTCGACTACTACGGCACCACCTACGACGAGACCGAGGGGATGGTCGAGTACCAGCTCGCGAGCGAGGACCCGCTGGGTGACGGCGAGAACACCTTCTACGGGAAGGTGATCCACCAGTCGATCCACGAGTTCGTGAACAAGGTGAAATCCGGTGCCCGCCGACTCGGCCCCGAACGCCGGATCAAGCTCCTCCTCGGCCCGGTCGGCTCCGGGAAGTCCCACTTCGACAAGCAGGTCCGCAGGTACTTCGAGGACTACACGCTGCGCGACGAGGGCCGGATGTACACCTTCCGTTGGACGAACCTCTGTGACGTCATCCAGGACCAGGACCCGGCCGACGACACCGTCCGCTCCCCGATGAACCAGGACCCGCTCGTCTTGCTCCCCCTCGAGCAGCGTCAGCGGGTCATCGACGACCTAAACGAGAACCTCGACGCGCCGTACACCATCCAGAACGAGCAGGCGCTGGACCCCGAAAGCGAGTTCTACATGGACAGGCTGCTGGCCTACTACGACGACGACCTCCAGCAGGTCCTGGAGAACCACGTCGAGATCGTCCGGTTCGTCGCCGACGAGAACAAGCGACAGGGACTGGAGACCTTCGAGCCGAAGGACAAGAAGAACCAGGACGAGACCGAACTCACCGGCGACGTCAACTACTCCAAGATCGCCATCTACGGCGAGTCCGACCCGCGGGCGTTCGACTACTCGGGAGCGTTCTGTAACGCGAACCGCGGCATCTTCTCCGGCGAGGAGCTGCTCAAGCTCCAGCGGGAGTTCCTCTACGACTTCCTCCACGCGACCCAGGAGCAGACGATCAAGCCCAAGAACAACCCGCGGATCGACATCGACCAGGTGATCGTGGGTCGCACCAACATGCCCGAGTACAAGGACAAGAAGGGCGACGAGAAGATGGAGGCGTTCAACGACCGCACCAAGCGGATCGACTTCCCCTACGTCCTCTCCTACGAGGACGAGGCCCAGATCTACGAGAAGATGCTGAACAACGCCGACGTCCCCGACATCAACGTCGAGCCACACACCCTCGAGATGGCGGGCCTGTTCGGCGTCCTCACGCGGATCGAAGAGCCCGACACCGAGACCGTCGGGCTGCTCTCGAAGGCCAAGGCCTACAACGGCGAGATCGACGAGGGCGACGACATCGACACCAAGAAGCTTCGTGAAGAGGCCGCCGAGAAGGCCGAGATCGGGGAAGGGATGGTCGGCGTCTCGCCCCGCTTCATCGGCGACGAGATCGCCGAAGCGATCATGGACTCCAAGCACCGCCAGCGCGGGTTCCTCTCCCCGCTGACGGTGTTCAACTTCTTCGAGGAGAACCTCGAGCACCACGGCTCGATCCCGGAAGACAACTTCGAGAAGTACTACCGCTACCTCGAGACGGTCCGCGAGGAGTACAAGGAACGCGCGATCGAGGACGTCCGCCACGCGCTGGCCTACGACATCGACGAGATCCAGCGACAGGGCGAGAAGTACATGGACCACGTGATGGCGTACATCGACGACGACACCATCGAGGACGAGCTCACGGGCCGCGAGCAGGAACCCGACGAGACGTTCCTCCGGTCGGTCGAGGAGAAACTCGACATCCCCGAGGACCGCAAGGAGGACTTCCGCCAGGAGGTCTCGAACTGGGTCTCCCGGCGCGCTCGCGAGGGCGAAGCGTTCAACCCGCAGGACAACGAGCGCCTGCGCCGCGCGCTGGAGCGCAAGCTCTGGGAGGACAAGAAGCACAACATCAACTTCTCCGCGCTGGTGTCGGCCAACGAGTTCGACGACGACGAACGCTCCGCGTGGATCGACGCACTGATCGAACAGGGGTACTCCGAGGAGGGGGCCAAGGAGGTGCTCGAGTTCGCCGGCGCGGAGGTCGCCAAAGCAGAGATGGACGATTAA
- a CDS encoding ABC transporter permease has product MSDGGLRGVIARTARIARWEVVRSAGTVDRKTVLALAVLALAVGTAGFSVADEGLGLEREIYVVGVDEDSQYHDVAVASEQFRPVPLERVEAERDGEANADAIAVRGDAAVDVVVTRDGGIDHVGDNGAAAYDAFRDSVEEYNAELMDGEADRAAAYPVLVSIDYQQRDSAEPADSGADGGGGTGGGDGSDGGGGTDERADGSDGTDSTAGGGSGGSGTDGGSESLQVPGVGDGSTASTEPGTPGSIAPPFPFQSLVLAFLFVVPMNFVIQAYGSTIMDERVKRRGELLLVSPASSREIVAGKTLPYLLGLVVVVAVIARAIDGGPVAVAAALPVALLFLAATFVGAMLARSFKELTFVTVTISVGLTTYTFVPAIFTDVNSIALISPLTLVVMDLQDESVRLGEYLFSTGPFYLSAAVCFLLGVGVYREEDMFAQKPIPAKVIDAVASRVRGRQSIPLLSALFIPFVFVSQLLAVALLFAVPEAVAVPVIVVVAAAVEEVAKSVHVYAGFARSRFDATLRTAAVLGALSGAGFFVGEKLTHVVQFVGLPDLSVGVAAFGPAVSSDPFVLAAVFLAPLVLHVVTAVCSALGASRGRNGYALGFLAATLVHAAYNLGVIFLVA; this is encoded by the coding sequence GTGAGCGACGGCGGCCTTCGCGGGGTCATCGCGCGCACGGCCCGGATCGCCCGCTGGGAGGTCGTCCGGAGCGCCGGCACCGTCGATCGGAAGACGGTGCTGGCCCTCGCGGTGCTGGCCCTCGCGGTCGGGACTGCCGGCTTCTCCGTCGCCGACGAAGGGCTCGGCCTCGAGCGCGAAATCTACGTCGTCGGCGTCGACGAGGACAGTCAGTACCACGACGTGGCCGTCGCCAGCGAGCAGTTCCGGCCGGTGCCGCTCGAGCGCGTCGAGGCCGAGCGCGACGGCGAGGCGAACGCCGACGCCATCGCGGTTCGAGGCGACGCCGCCGTCGACGTGGTCGTGACGCGGGACGGGGGGATCGATCACGTCGGCGACAACGGCGCGGCAGCCTACGACGCGTTTCGAGACTCCGTCGAGGAGTACAACGCGGAGCTGATGGACGGGGAAGCCGATCGAGCGGCCGCGTACCCGGTGCTCGTCTCGATCGACTACCAGCAACGCGATTCCGCCGAGCCGGCCGACTCCGGGGCTGACGGCGGGGGCGGGACGGGGGGCGGAGACGGCTCCGACGGCGGAGGCGGAACGGACGAACGTGCCGACGGGAGCGACGGAACCGATTCGACGGCTGGCGGCGGCAGCGGCGGGAGCGGTACCGACGGCGGGAGCGAATCCCTGCAGGTCCCCGGCGTCGGTGACGGATCGACGGCGTCGACGGAGCCCGGAACGCCCGGTTCGATCGCTCCGCCGTTCCCCTTCCAGTCGCTCGTCCTCGCGTTCCTGTTCGTCGTGCCGATGAACTTCGTCATCCAGGCCTACGGGAGCACGATCATGGACGAGCGAGTCAAGCGACGCGGCGAACTCCTGTTGGTCTCGCCGGCCTCGAGCCGCGAAATCGTCGCGGGGAAGACGCTGCCGTACCTGCTCGGACTGGTGGTCGTCGTCGCGGTCATCGCGAGAGCGATCGACGGGGGTCCGGTCGCGGTCGCGGCGGCACTGCCGGTCGCACTCCTCTTTCTGGCGGCGACGTTCGTCGGCGCGATGCTCGCCCGCTCGTTCAAGGAGTTGACCTTCGTGACGGTCACGATCAGCGTCGGGCTGACGACGTACACGTTCGTTCCGGCGATCTTCACCGACGTCAATTCGATCGCGCTGATCTCGCCGCTGACGCTGGTCGTGATGGACTTGCAGGACGAGTCGGTTCGACTGGGGGAGTACCTGTTCTCGACCGGTCCGTTCTACCTGAGCGCGGCCGTCTGCTTCCTGCTGGGCGTCGGCGTCTACCGCGAGGAGGACATGTTCGCCCAGAAGCCGATCCCGGCGAAAGTGATCGACGCGGTCGCCAGTCGCGTTCGCGGTCGCCAAAGCATACCCCTGCTGTCGGCACTGTTCATCCCGTTCGTCTTCGTGAGCCAGCTTCTCGCCGTGGCCCTGTTGTTCGCGGTTCCGGAAGCGGTCGCGGTCCCGGTCATCGTGGTCGTCGCCGCCGCGGTCGAGGAGGTCGCGAAGAGCGTCCACGTCTACGCCGGCTTCGCCCGCTCGCGGTTCGACGCGACGCTGCGGACGGCCGCCGTCCTCGGCGCGCTCTCGGGTGCCGGCTTCTTCGTCGGCGAGAAACTCACCCACGTCGTCCAGTTCGTCGGCCTGCCCGACCTGTCGGTCGGCGTCGCCGCCTTCGGGCCGGCCGTCTCGAGCGACCCGTTCGTGCTCGCCGCGGTCTTCCTCGCGCCGCTGGTCTTGCACGTGGTGACGGCCGTCTGCTCGGCACTGGGTGCGAGCCGCGGGCGGAACGGCTACGCCCTCGGCTTCCTCGCCGCGACGCTGGTTCACGCGGCCTACAATCTGGGGGTGATCTTCCTTGTCGCGTGA
- a CDS encoding flavin reductase family protein, producing the protein MTDDGSTSSGTDALEIAADEREGSLYRILSSAVVPRPIAWVSTRSADGVDNLAPYSFFTVASVEPPVVLFAPVDGADGLKDTPRNARDTGEFVVNLVTEDLAEAMNETSATLPAGESEFDHAGLERADSTAVDPPRVAGATVAFECTLHDLVDVGGSTLVLGEVRHVHLAESVTTDGEIDVDEIDAVGRLAGSTYARTGDRFSLERPP; encoded by the coding sequence ATGACCGACGACGGGTCCACCAGTAGCGGGACCGACGCCCTCGAGATCGCCGCCGACGAACGCGAGGGGTCGCTCTACCGAATCCTCTCGAGCGCGGTCGTTCCGCGGCCGATCGCGTGGGTGAGCACCCGGAGCGCGGACGGCGTCGACAACCTCGCACCGTACAGTTTCTTCACCGTCGCGTCGGTCGAGCCGCCGGTGGTGCTGTTCGCGCCCGTCGACGGCGCGGACGGTCTCAAGGACACGCCGCGGAACGCCCGGGACACCGGCGAGTTCGTCGTCAACCTCGTCACCGAGGACCTCGCCGAGGCGATGAACGAAACCAGCGCCACGCTCCCCGCCGGCGAGAGCGAGTTCGATCACGCCGGCCTCGAACGAGCCGACTCGACCGCGGTCGACCCGCCGCGAGTCGCCGGCGCGACGGTCGCCTTCGAGTGTACCCTCCACGACCTCGTCGACGTCGGCGGCTCGACGCTCGTCCTCGGCGAGGTCCGCCACGTCCACCTCGCGGAGTCCGTGACGACCGACGGCGAGATCGACGTCGACGAGATCGACGCCGTCGGCCGACTCGCCGGGAGCACGTACGCCCGAACCGGGGATCGGTTCTCGCTCGAGCGCCCGCCGTAG
- a CDS encoding winged helix-turn-helix transcriptional regulator, with translation MSSPQTRPSEQHDDACPVIASLEQIGSQWRLAVLHELLNGEQRFNELKRSTGANARTLSRVLDDLGETGFVERRIEEDAPVATYYSLTAKGESLEPVFSEIECWAGSWLDDAELEA, from the coding sequence ATGTCCTCTCCCCAGACGAGACCCAGCGAGCAACACGACGACGCCTGTCCGGTCATCGCCTCCCTCGAGCAGATCGGCTCCCAGTGGCGGCTCGCGGTGCTCCACGAACTGCTGAACGGCGAACAGCGGTTCAACGAACTCAAGCGGTCGACCGGCGCGAACGCCCGAACCCTCTCGCGGGTCCTCGACGACCTCGGTGAGACGGGGTTCGTCGAGCGCCGCATCGAGGAAGACGCCCCCGTCGCCACCTACTACAGTCTGACAGCCAAAGGCGAGTCCCTGGAGCCGGTCTTCAGCGAGATCGAGTGCTGGGCGGGGTCCTGGCTCGACGACGCCGAACTCGAGGCCTGA
- a CDS encoding DUF5820 family protein: MSDPDADGELDRSRLPDGWTVWSQGADGRLVLAYRPDVFNADDFPAACLPTLYLTHGKRTRRPGINPADTADAEDWFVTLYLEPDVSLNETLRFPTRTAALERTVELARTFDDGEIDYRGLYQVPRETYFERLDELTGADGGE, encoded by the coding sequence ATGTCGGACCCGGACGCGGACGGTGAGCTGGACCGATCGCGGCTGCCGGACGGGTGGACCGTCTGGAGCCAGGGGGCGGACGGACGGCTCGTCCTCGCGTACCGACCGGACGTCTTCAATGCGGACGACTTCCCCGCGGCCTGCCTGCCGACGCTGTATCTCACCCACGGCAAGCGCACCCGTCGTCCGGGCATCAACCCGGCCGACACCGCCGACGCCGAGGACTGGTTCGTCACGCTCTATCTCGAGCCGGACGTCTCGCTGAACGAGACGCTGCGGTTCCCGACGCGGACCGCGGCGCTCGAGCGAACCGTCGAGCTCGCGCGGACGTTCGACGACGGCGAGATCGATTACCGCGGGCTGTATCAGGTTCCCCGGGAGACGTACTTCGAGCGGCTCGACGAGCTCACCGGCGCGGACGGCGGCGAGTGA
- a CDS encoding ABC transporter ATP-binding protein — MAILEVDDLRKEYGGFAAVEGSSFEIERGEVFGVVGPNGAGKTTTLKMLAGLIEPSAGTAVVAGHTPGQRAMQRRLGFLPEESPLYEEMTAVDYLAFFADLYDVPSDAARERIHDSLDRLDLEHRDRRIGNMSKGMQRKVAIARALVNDPDVLIFDEPASGLDPLTTNYIIEFTRELSDEGKTIVFSAHNLFHVESICDRIVIMNDGRIVARGTLEEIRDAHGGTEYHVYATSDGSDGLDATAGSIEVSRENGQVRHVVPDMTAVDAVRERVEADGGRVTDVRTETPSLEEIFLEVASEPEATDA; from the coding sequence ATGGCGATACTCGAGGTAGACGACCTCCGGAAGGAGTACGGCGGATTCGCGGCGGTCGAGGGGAGCTCCTTCGAAATCGAGCGCGGTGAGGTCTTCGGCGTCGTCGGCCCCAACGGGGCGGGCAAGACGACGACGCTGAAGATGCTGGCCGGGCTGATCGAACCCTCCGCCGGCACCGCCGTCGTCGCCGGCCACACCCCCGGCCAGCGCGCGATGCAACGCCGACTCGGCTTCCTGCCGGAGGAGTCCCCACTCTACGAGGAGATGACCGCGGTCGACTACCTCGCGTTCTTCGCCGACCTCTACGACGTCCCGTCGGATGCCGCCCGCGAGCGGATCCACGACTCGCTGGACAGGCTCGACCTCGAGCACCGCGACCGGCGGATCGGCAACATGTCGAAAGGGATGCAGCGGAAGGTCGCGATCGCGCGGGCTCTGGTCAACGATCCCGACGTGCTGATATTCGACGAGCCGGCGTCGGGGCTGGACCCGCTGACGACCAACTACATCATCGAGTTCACCCGCGAGCTGAGCGACGAGGGAAAGACGATCGTCTTCAGCGCACACAACCTCTTCCACGTCGAGAGCATCTGCGACCGGATCGTCATCATGAACGACGGCCGGATCGTCGCCCGCGGCACGCTCGAGGAGATCCGGGACGCCCACGGCGGCACCGAGTACCACGTCTACGCGACGAGCGACGGCAGCGACGGCCTCGACGCGACCGCGGGATCGATCGAGGTCTCCCGCGAGAACGGCCAGGTCCGCCACGTCGTCCCCGACATGACCGCCGTCGACGCCGTCCGCGAGCGCGTCGAGGCCGACGGCGGCCGCGTGACCGACGTCCGGACGGAGACGCCGAGCCTCGAGGAGATCTTCCTCGAGGTCGCGAGCGAACCGGAGGCGACCGACGCGTGA
- a CDS encoding UPF0179 family protein, which translates to MSTVTLIGSRLAEPGTEFVYEGEADGCAGCPYRSQCLNLSPDTKYRVTSIRENAQTLECAMHDGGVRAVEVEPAPARANITSKGAFAGSKTSLPGPCPYVECPSHEYCEPDGIAFGEEYRISDIIGEPPHEVCHLDRSLELVELETDD; encoded by the coding sequence ATGTCGACCGTTACGCTCATCGGCTCCCGGCTGGCCGAGCCGGGAACCGAGTTCGTCTACGAGGGTGAAGCCGACGGCTGCGCCGGCTGTCCGTACCGCAGTCAGTGTCTCAATCTCTCTCCCGACACGAAGTACCGCGTCACGTCCATCCGCGAGAACGCACAGACCCTCGAGTGTGCCATGCACGACGGCGGGGTTCGCGCCGTGGAAGTCGAGCCCGCTCCCGCGCGCGCGAACATCACGTCGAAGGGTGCGTTCGCCGGCAGCAAGACGAGCCTCCCGGGTCCCTGCCCCTACGTCGAGTGCCCGAGCCACGAGTACTGCGAACCCGACGGCATCGCGTTCGGCGAGGAGTACCGAATCTCGGACATCATCGGCGAGCCGCCCCACGAGGTCTGTCACCTCGACCGCTCGCTCGAACTGGTCGAACTCGAGACCGACGACTGA
- a CDS encoding cupredoxin domain-containing protein: protein MLTLTGAATSTAFVAGCGGGGNGGNGGNGGNGGTGGGGIEIEPDTQIEFDGQTSGWLGIAPDAIADEENPTLILQEGATYEMGWTTGDGAEHNIAIYDENDEVVDDLVTERVTEPEDQWLEFEASSEMVTYICEVHPNTMIADIQVEGGGGGGNETGGNETGNETGGNETGGNETGNETGNETGNETGNETG, encoded by the coding sequence ATGCTCACACTGACAGGTGCCGCGACATCGACAGCGTTCGTCGCCGGTTGCGGCGGCGGTGGGAACGGCGGCAACGGCGGCAACGGTGGCAACGGCGGTACCGGCGGTGGCGGTATCGAGATCGAGCCCGACACACAGATCGAGTTCGACGGGCAGACGTCCGGCTGGCTCGGTATCGCGCCCGACGCGATCGCTGACGAGGAGAACCCGACGCTCATCCTCCAGGAGGGAGCAACTTACGAGATGGGCTGGACGACCGGCGACGGCGCCGAGCACAACATCGCGATCTACGACGAAAACGACGAGGTCGTCGACGATCTCGTGACCGAGCGGGTCACCGAACCCGAAGACCAGTGGCTCGAGTTCGAGGCCAGCAGCGAGATGGTCACCTACATCTGCGAGGTCCACCCGAACACGATGATCGCCGATATTCAGGTCGAAGGTGGCGGCGGTGGCGGCAACGAGACCGGCGGCAACGAAACCGGTAACGAGACTGGTGGTAACGAGACTGGCGGCAACGAAACTGGCAACGAGACCGGCAACGAAACTGGCAACGAAACCGGCAACGAAACCGGCTAA
- a CDS encoding PrkA family serine protein kinase, which yields MTGHDYVTEADRALEETYEEPMSLAAYVDRIFENPTIASHASKYLLEAIEAAGTRTVVEEGEEKERYRFFDDPHNDGEHAILGNTEVLNGFVDDLRSIAAGRAKDEKIIWFEGPTATGKSELKRCLVNGLREYSKTPEGRRYTVEWNITTADASDRGLSYGGDATAGDDQNWYESPVQAHPLSVFPEKVRAGLLERLNEELDDHVPVQVDAELDPFSREAYDFLEERYRREGEDELFSAITDESHLRVKNYVVDTGQGVGVLHSEDDGRPKERLVGSWMHGMLQELDSRGRKNPQAFSYDGVLSQGNGVLTVVEDAAQHADLLQKLLNVPDEQSVKLDKGIGMDVDTQMLIISNPDLEAQLNQHSDRNGMDPLKALKRRLDKHRFGYLTNLSLETELIRRELTNETNVWEADSYDELADRIRAPVTVTIKDRDGETRVQEFAPHAIEAAALYAVVTRLDEEDLPNGLDLVDKALIYDQGYLQEGDSRREKEEFDFDDDGNDGEHGIPVTYTRDTLAELLQTDRDRHHAELSVEDIVMPRDVLNAMVEGLIDAPVFSTGERSEFENRVVPVKNYIYDQQESDVIEAIMHDKRVDEETVAEYVEHVYAWETEEPLYNDRGERVEPDPLKMKLFEVEHLGRFSEAEYEGNLPRESVRNFRREKVITSLNRHAWEHRNEDFSVEDVDLTAIPVIKTVLESHDWDDVERTFEDFDPRQWSDPPSGTETAEVKADTIETMVDLFGYSDASAELTSRHVMGQVSYRWD from the coding sequence ATGACCGGACACGACTACGTCACCGAGGCCGACCGCGCCCTCGAGGAGACGTACGAGGAACCGATGAGCCTCGCGGCGTACGTCGATCGGATCTTCGAGAATCCGACGATCGCCTCCCACGCCTCGAAGTACCTGCTCGAGGCGATCGAGGCCGCCGGCACCCGCACCGTGGTCGAAGAGGGCGAGGAGAAAGAGCGCTACCGCTTCTTCGACGACCCGCACAACGACGGCGAGCACGCCATCCTCGGCAACACCGAGGTGTTGAACGGGTTCGTCGACGACCTGCGATCGATCGCCGCCGGCCGGGCGAAAGACGAGAAGATCATCTGGTTCGAGGGCCCGACCGCGACCGGAAAGTCGGAGCTCAAGCGCTGTCTGGTCAACGGGCTGCGCGAGTACTCGAAGACGCCCGAGGGCCGCCGGTACACGGTCGAGTGGAACATCACCACCGCCGATGCCAGCGATCGCGGCCTGAGCTACGGCGGTGACGCCACCGCGGGCGACGACCAGAACTGGTACGAGAGCCCCGTCCAGGCCCATCCGCTGTCGGTGTTCCCCGAGAAAGTCCGAGCGGGGCTGCTCGAGCGGCTCAACGAGGAGCTCGACGATCACGTTCCGGTCCAGGTCGACGCCGAACTCGATCCGTTCTCCCGCGAGGCGTACGACTTCCTCGAGGAGCGCTACCGTCGGGAGGGCGAAGACGAGCTGTTCTCGGCGATCACGGACGAGAGCCACCTCCGCGTGAAGAACTACGTCGTCGACACGGGACAGGGCGTCGGCGTCCTCCACTCGGAGGACGACGGCCGACCCAAGGAACGGCTCGTCGGCTCGTGGATGCACGGCATGCTCCAGGAGCTAGACTCGCGAGGCCGGAAGAACCCGCAGGCGTTCAGCTACGACGGCGTCCTCTCGCAGGGCAACGGCGTCCTCACCGTCGTCGAGGACGCGGCCCAGCACGCCGACCTGCTCCAGAAGCTGCTGAACGTCCCCGACGAGCAGTCGGTGAAGCTCGACAAGGGGATCGGGATGGACGTCGACACGCAGATGCTGATCATCTCGAACCCCGACCTCGAGGCCCAGCTCAACCAGCACTCGGACCGCAACGGGATGGACCCGCTGAAGGCGCTCAAGCGCCGCCTCGACAAGCACCGCTTCGGCTATCTGACGAACCTCAGCCTCGAGACGGAGCTGATCCGGCGCGAGTTGACGAACGAGACGAACGTCTGGGAGGCCGACAGCTACGACGAACTCGCCGATCGGATCCGCGCGCCGGTGACGGTGACGATCAAAGACCGCGACGGGGAGACGCGGGTTCAGGAGTTCGCCCCGCACGCGATCGAGGCGGCCGCGCTGTACGCGGTCGTCACCCGGTTAGACGAGGAGGATCTCCCGAACGGGCTCGACCTCGTCGACAAGGCGCTGATCTACGATCAGGGCTATCTGCAGGAAGGCGATAGCCGCCGGGAGAAAGAGGAGTTCGACTTCGACGACGACGGCAACGACGGCGAGCACGGGATTCCGGTCACGTACACCCGGGACACGCTCGCGGAACTGCTCCAGACCGATCGGGACCGCCACCACGCCGAGCTGTCGGTCGAGGATATCGTCATGCCCCGCGACGTGTTGAACGCCATGGTCGAGGGGCTGATCGACGCGCCGGTCTTCTCGACGGGCGAACGCTCCGAGTTCGAGAACCGCGTCGTCCCCGTGAAGAACTACATCTACGATCAACAGGAGAGCGACGTCATCGAGGCGATCATGCACGACAAGCGCGTCGACGAGGAGACCGTCGCCGAGTACGTCGAACACGTCTACGCCTGGGAGACCGAAGAGCCGCTGTACAACGACCGCGGCGAGCGCGTCGAGCCCGACCCACTGAAGATGAAGCTGTTCGAGGTCGAGCACCTCGGGCGCTTCTCCGAGGCCGAGTACGAGGGGAACCTCCCCCGCGAGAGCGTCCGGAACTTCCGACGCGAGAAGGTCATCACGTCGCTGAACCGCCACGCCTGGGAACACCGCAACGAGGACTTCTCCGTCGAGGACGTCGACCTCACGGCGATCCCGGTGATCAAAACCGTCCTCGAGAGCCACGACTGGGACGACGTCGAGCGGACCTTCGAGGACTTCGACCCGCGGCAGTGGAGCGACCCGCCGAGCGGGACCGAGACGGCCGAAGTCAAGGCGGACACCATCGAGACGATGGTCGATCTCTTCGGCTACTCCGACGCCTCGGCCGAGCTAACGAGCAGACACGTCATGGGACAGGTGAGCTACCGATGGGACTGA